The following coding sequences are from one Halomonas sp. HAL1 window:
- the rsxC gene encoding electron transport complex subunit RsxC: MSNAFDFPGGIHPPERKQRSNQAALIDAPLPGRVTLPLQQHSGQPATPCVAPGDTVKVGSVIAQREGMISSNLHASISGTVSEVSATQIIIDSDGQDEWLRLPRLDWQRVEPNALLERLNESGIVGLGGAGFPTHIKARVVEQHDIHTLVINAAECEPYITADDITLRHYANDVLEGAQIIAKLCGAQHIIIGIEDNKPEAIEALRQAIQNSQPITVEIKVISTRYPSGGERQLIKRLLDLDVPSGGLPADVGVLCHNPGTLLAVLHAVRDGQPLVSRVITLTGEAISQPGNRWVRLGTSIKELLEQAGLNQPMLNQVIQGGPMMGAPLLTLETPVTKLTNCLIAATIAELPPGPAESPCIRCGECESVCPVSLLPQQLHWYARAKDDAKMAHYHLFDCIECGACSYVCPSHIPLVVDYREAKSRIRLQRIEAAKAEYAKHRFEFRQARLAREEAEKQARKEARKSQQRRTPTSAAASSEKVDLRGLRIAQAAAKASVKKAERTLARVAQEDPKHPLDDLEMQLDTAQENLKAAESQLAQAKEQQAANAPSPSEESS; encoded by the coding sequence ATGTCGAACGCCTTTGATTTCCCCGGTGGGATTCACCCGCCCGAGCGCAAACAGCGATCGAATCAGGCCGCTCTGATCGACGCACCATTACCTGGCCGAGTGACGCTGCCGCTGCAACAGCACAGCGGCCAGCCCGCCACGCCCTGTGTCGCGCCGGGCGATACAGTCAAAGTAGGTAGCGTCATTGCCCAACGCGAAGGCATGATCTCCAGCAATCTGCACGCCAGTATTAGCGGCACGGTGAGCGAGGTAAGCGCTACCCAAATCATCATTGATAGCGATGGACAGGATGAGTGGCTCCGGCTACCCCGTCTCGACTGGCAACGCGTCGAACCCAATGCGCTACTTGAGCGCTTGAATGAAAGCGGAATCGTCGGACTCGGCGGTGCTGGTTTCCCTACCCATATTAAAGCGCGGGTAGTGGAACAGCATGACATTCATACCTTGGTGATCAACGCCGCCGAATGTGAGCCTTATATCACCGCCGACGATATCACGCTACGCCACTACGCTAACGACGTACTCGAAGGCGCCCAGATAATCGCCAAACTATGCGGTGCGCAGCATATCATTATTGGCATTGAAGATAACAAACCCGAGGCCATTGAAGCGCTGCGGCAGGCGATACAGAATAGTCAGCCGATCACCGTTGAGATAAAGGTGATTTCCACCCGCTACCCCAGCGGCGGCGAGCGTCAGCTCATTAAGCGACTGCTAGACCTTGATGTCCCCAGCGGCGGCTTACCCGCCGATGTGGGCGTGCTGTGCCATAATCCCGGCACCTTGCTGGCAGTACTTCATGCGGTGCGTGATGGTCAGCCGCTCGTGTCCAGGGTTATCACGCTAACGGGCGAAGCAATCAGCCAACCTGGCAATCGCTGGGTGCGACTAGGCACCTCCATCAAAGAACTACTGGAACAGGCGGGCCTCAATCAGCCCATGCTCAATCAAGTGATTCAGGGCGGCCCCATGATGGGAGCGCCACTGCTGACACTCGAGACGCCGGTTACCAAACTTACCAACTGTTTAATCGCCGCGACTATCGCTGAACTGCCCCCTGGGCCGGCGGAATCGCCCTGCATACGCTGCGGTGAGTGCGAAAGCGTTTGCCCGGTGTCGCTGCTACCCCAACAGCTGCACTGGTACGCCCGCGCCAAAGACGATGCCAAGATGGCGCACTATCATCTGTTCGACTGCATAGAGTGCGGCGCTTGCAGCTACGTCTGCCCCAGCCATATTCCGCTCGTCGTGGATTACCGCGAGGCTAAAAGCCGGATACGCCTGCAGCGAATTGAGGCAGCAAAAGCGGAGTACGCTAAACACCGCTTTGAGTTTCGCCAAGCGCGGCTCGCTCGGGAAGAGGCTGAAAAACAGGCACGCAAAGAGGCGCGCAAATCGCAACAGCGGCGCACGCCAACCAGCGCAGCTGCCAGCAGTGAAAAGGTCGATTTACGGGGTTTAAGAATTGCCCAAGCCGCTGCCAAGGCATCGGTTAAAAAAGCTGAAAGAACCCTGGCACGCGTTGCCCAGGAAGATCCCAAACACCCGTTAGACGATTTAGAAATGCAGCTTGACACTGCTCAGGAGAACCTGAAAGCAGCCGAATCTCAGCTTGCCCAGGCGAAGGAACAGCAAGCAGCTAATGCTCCCTCCCCAAGCGAGGAGTCATCATGA
- the rsxB gene encoding electron transport complex subunit RsxB, translating into MSDTFDAISMLSAVAVLTGLGLGFGALLGVVSERFKREDNPLVEQIDALLPQTQCGQCGYPGCRPYAEAINQGDALNKCPPGGETTIHALADLLGREPEPLDGEAQSEAKVAFIREEECIGCTKCIQACPVDAIIGAAKLMHTVIEDECTGCDLCLDPCPVDCIDMLPRTAPLHQWQPVIAHSPGLIASDRQPTVGGVHVERL; encoded by the coding sequence ATGAGTGACACATTCGATGCTATCAGCATGCTTAGCGCCGTTGCGGTATTAACCGGCTTAGGCCTGGGTTTTGGTGCCCTGCTGGGCGTGGTGAGCGAACGCTTCAAGCGGGAAGATAACCCGCTAGTGGAACAAATTGATGCCCTGCTGCCGCAAACTCAGTGCGGCCAGTGCGGCTACCCAGGCTGCCGCCCTTATGCCGAGGCGATTAACCAGGGCGATGCACTGAATAAATGCCCGCCAGGTGGCGAAACGACGATCCACGCCCTCGCTGATCTATTAGGCCGGGAGCCTGAGCCCCTGGACGGCGAAGCCCAAAGCGAAGCAAAAGTGGCGTTTATTCGTGAAGAGGAGTGCATCGGCTGTACCAAGTGCATTCAAGCCTGCCCGGTCGATGCGATTATTGGTGCGGCTAAGTTAATGCATACGGTGATTGAAGATGAGTGTACCGGCTGTGATCTGTGCCTTGACCCCTGCCCCGTGGATTGTATCGATATGCTGCCGCGCACGGCACCGCTCCACCAGTGGCAACCGGTTATAGCGCACTCCCCAGGGTTAATTGCCAGTGACCGCCAGCCTACCGTTGGGGGTGTTCATGTCGAACGCCTTTGA
- the rsxA gene encoding electron transport complex subunit RsxA: MSELFIILISTALVNNFVLVQFLGLCPFMGVSNKLESAMGMSLATTFVLTLASAASFVVYHGLLVPLDVTYLRTISFIVVIAAVVQFTEIMVRQLSPLLHQVLGIFLPLITTNCAVLGVALLSLNRELSFFHTTLYGLGAALGFSLILVLFAAMRERLAGADIPKPFQGAAIAMVTASLMSLAFLGFSGLVQG; encoded by the coding sequence ATGAGTGAGCTATTTATCATTTTGATCAGCACAGCGCTGGTCAACAACTTCGTATTGGTACAGTTTCTGGGTCTATGCCCGTTTATGGGCGTCTCCAATAAGCTGGAGTCTGCCATGGGCATGTCCCTGGCCACCACCTTTGTACTCACCCTGGCGTCGGCGGCCAGTTTCGTTGTCTATCATGGGCTGCTGGTGCCGCTGGATGTCACGTATCTGCGCACCATCAGCTTTATTGTGGTGATTGCCGCTGTCGTGCAGTTCACGGAAATCATGGTGCGTCAGTTGAGCCCGTTGCTGCATCAGGTGCTGGGTATTTTTCTACCGCTAATTACCACCAACTGCGCCGTATTGGGCGTAGCGCTACTGTCGCTCAACCGCGAACTGAGTTTTTTTCATACCACTCTCTATGGTTTGGGCGCGGCGCTGGGTTTTTCGCTTATTTTGGTACTATTTGCTGCCATGCGTGAGCGTTTGGCAGGAGCGGATATTCCTAAACCATTTCAAGGTGCGGCGATTGCCATGGTGACCGCTAGCCTTATGTCGCTAGCGTTTCTCGGCTTTTCCGGATTAGTACAAGGGTGA
- a CDS encoding diguanylate cyclase codes for MVHRFSRSLRFRFLAALGGVLLLALISLAALSKWVIFPALHKEERAVVIQELAQIERSLNISQQELLAQARDWAIWDDTYEFIQGNYPGYTDTNFSQQMFEEMRYQLMAFFNAEGDVHFLAGLNPATGQYHTCYTAERECRWMSGLIRTMQASIKEDPEQGKSSLYAGTTPLMVASNPIVRTDESGPPQGWLFKVRPMDDEWLTIIEDYTGLPTTLSMVEGGINNDTAVTISGNTIQAQRYLTTYPHNEQLALGTQLDRTSYLASLETFRYVLLWTACLMLLVIGLVLLLLERIILKPLRTLTQFTQQASVDLKGSSHLLGRGDEIGILARAFQDQFKHQQQLNAELIELSTHDPLTGLPNRRLFDQRLREVVNIALNTGQPLSVMMIDIDHFKLFNDHYGHPEGDICLQRVAQTMHDIATAHGFFIARTGGEEFSAMLPATTTTQAMEKSQALSHAIDQLKHPHQMSPVASYVTVSIGISQLEIEGVMTPSGLMTAADQALYAAKAAGRHCTKVYAHSLANARFYSHNTPL; via the coding sequence ATGGTTCATCGCTTCTCTCGATCTTTGCGCTTTCGTTTTCTGGCCGCCTTGGGCGGGGTGTTATTACTAGCCCTTATTTCCTTAGCTGCCTTGAGCAAGTGGGTAATATTTCCCGCACTTCATAAGGAAGAGCGTGCGGTAGTAATCCAGGAACTAGCGCAAATTGAACGCAGCCTCAATATCAGCCAACAGGAGCTACTAGCCCAAGCCCGAGACTGGGCGATCTGGGACGATACCTATGAATTTATTCAGGGTAACTACCCTGGCTATACAGATACCAATTTTAGCCAACAGATGTTTGAAGAAATGCGCTACCAGCTAATGGCCTTTTTCAACGCGGAGGGCGATGTACATTTTTTGGCAGGTCTCAATCCTGCTACCGGCCAATACCACACTTGCTATACCGCAGAGCGTGAGTGCCGCTGGATGTCGGGGCTTATTCGCACGATGCAGGCTTCCATTAAAGAAGATCCAGAACAGGGTAAAAGCAGCCTATATGCGGGAACAACGCCGCTAATGGTAGCATCCAACCCCATTGTGAGAACCGATGAGAGCGGTCCGCCCCAAGGATGGCTATTCAAAGTGAGGCCAATGGACGATGAATGGTTGACGATCATAGAAGACTATACGGGACTACCAACGACGCTTTCGATGGTGGAAGGCGGTATCAATAATGACACAGCCGTCACCATCTCAGGCAATACGATCCAGGCGCAGCGCTATTTGACTACCTACCCGCATAACGAGCAGTTAGCATTGGGAACCCAGCTTGATCGCACCAGTTATTTGGCCAGCCTAGAAACGTTTCGCTACGTACTTTTATGGACAGCTTGCTTGATGCTATTAGTGATTGGCCTTGTTCTGCTGCTACTGGAGCGTATTATTCTGAAGCCACTCAGAACTCTGACCCAGTTTACGCAGCAAGCCAGCGTGGATTTAAAGGGATCAAGCCATCTATTAGGACGCGGCGATGAAATTGGCATCTTAGCGCGGGCCTTTCAAGACCAGTTCAAGCATCAACAGCAGCTGAATGCTGAACTCATCGAGCTCTCTACCCATGACCCATTGACCGGTCTGCCCAATCGCCGATTATTCGATCAGCGCCTGCGAGAAGTCGTTAATATTGCCTTGAACACAGGCCAGCCCTTGTCGGTCATGATGATCGACATTGATCATTTCAAACTCTTTAACGACCATTACGGACACCCCGAAGGCGATATATGTTTGCAACGCGTTGCGCAGACAATGCATGACATTGCCACTGCCCATGGCTTTTTTATCGCGCGAACAGGTGGGGAAGAGTTCAGTGCGATGTTGCCTGCGACTACCACCACCCAAGCCATGGAAAAAAGCCAAGCGCTGAGTCATGCTATTGACCAATTAAAGCATCCTCACCAGATGTCGCCAGTGGCTTCATATGTCACCGTCAGCATTGGTATTAGCCAGTTGGAAATAGAAGGTGTAATGACGCCCAGCGGATTAATGACGGCCGCCGACCAGGCGCTTTACGCAGCCAAAGCGGCAGGGCGACATTGCACCAAGGTGTATGCACACTCGCTAGCCAACGCCCGCTTTTATTCGCACAATACGCCGCTATGA
- the metG gene encoding methionine--tRNA ligase, whose amino-acid sequence MSTTATRNILVTSALPYANGAIHLGHLLEYIQTDIWVRFQKSRGQQCYYVCADDAHGTAIMLRAEQEGITPEALIERVSQDHQTDFSRFGVGFDNYHSTHSTENRHFSEMIYKRLRDKGHIATRDIEQMFDPQKGLFLADRFIKGTCPKCGSEDQYGDNCEKCGATYTPADLINPVSAISGATPEVRTSTHYFFKLPDFADFLQRWIDDGHVQPQIRNKLMEWFESGFNEWDISRDAPYFGFEIPDAPGKYFYVWLDAPIGYLASFKNLCDREGIDFDSYWKKGSDAEVYHFIGKDIVYFHALFWPAMLHGADLRTPTAVNCHGFLTVDGAKMSKSRGTFIKAATYADHLNPEYLRYYFAAKLTSKVDDLDLNLEDFAARVNSDLVGKVVNIASRCAGFVKKIGGGTLSAHCAEPQMVARFIAAGDDIAEDFEAREFSRAMRKIMELADEANTYIADKEPWALAKQDGRDAEVLEICSVGINLFRQLMVYLAPVVPTMAEEAREFLNVVSLDWHTRQTVLTDHSINKFKPLMTRVDRDKIDAMIEASKEDLVEEQKLKEAPKGPLAEDPIADEIDFAAFAKVDLRIARIAKAQYVEGADKLLQLTLDLGGETRNVFSGIRSAYAPEALEGRLTVMVANLAPRKMRFGVSEGMVLASANEDGIYLLSPDTGAEPGQRVT is encoded by the coding sequence ATGTCTACTACCGCCACGCGCAATATTTTGGTGACTAGCGCGCTCCCTTACGCCAACGGAGCTATTCACCTCGGCCACCTGCTTGAATATATTCAGACGGATATCTGGGTTCGTTTCCAGAAAAGCCGTGGCCAACAGTGCTACTACGTATGTGCTGATGATGCCCATGGCACCGCCATTATGCTGCGCGCCGAGCAAGAAGGCATAACCCCCGAAGCGCTTATTGAGCGGGTTTCCCAGGATCACCAAACCGATTTTTCCCGTTTTGGTGTTGGGTTCGATAATTATCACTCGACTCATTCCACTGAGAATCGCCACTTCAGCGAAATGATTTATAAGCGCTTGCGCGATAAAGGCCATATTGCCACGCGTGATATTGAGCAGATGTTTGATCCCCAGAAAGGCTTGTTTTTAGCCGACCGCTTTATTAAAGGTACCTGCCCTAAATGCGGTTCAGAGGACCAGTACGGCGACAACTGTGAAAAGTGCGGTGCTACCTACACTCCCGCTGACTTGATTAATCCCGTCTCAGCAATTTCAGGCGCAACGCCCGAAGTACGCACCTCAACCCACTACTTCTTTAAGCTGCCCGACTTTGCCGACTTCCTACAGCGCTGGATTGACGACGGCCACGTTCAGCCGCAAATCCGTAATAAGTTGATGGAGTGGTTTGAGTCCGGCTTTAATGAGTGGGATATTTCCCGTGACGCGCCCTATTTCGGCTTTGAAATTCCTGATGCACCTGGCAAATATTTCTATGTCTGGCTGGATGCGCCGATAGGCTATTTAGCCAGCTTCAAAAATCTGTGTGACCGTGAAGGTATCGACTTCGACAGCTATTGGAAGAAAGGCTCTGATGCCGAGGTGTACCACTTTATCGGCAAAGATATCGTCTATTTTCACGCGTTGTTCTGGCCTGCCATGCTGCATGGCGCTGACCTGCGCACACCTACCGCCGTTAACTGCCACGGTTTCCTCACGGTAGACGGCGCCAAGATGTCGAAATCCCGCGGCACGTTTATTAAAGCCGCCACCTACGCCGATCACCTCAACCCGGAATACTTGCGCTACTATTTTGCCGCAAAGCTTACCTCCAAAGTTGATGATTTGGATTTAAACCTGGAAGACTTTGCCGCACGGGTAAACTCAGATTTAGTCGGCAAAGTAGTCAACATTGCGAGCCGCTGCGCTGGTTTTGTTAAAAAAATTGGCGGTGGCACTCTCTCGGCTCACTGCGCAGAACCGCAAATGGTCGCCCGCTTTATTGCCGCGGGTGATGATATTGCCGAAGACTTTGAAGCTCGTGAGTTTAGCCGGGCAATGCGTAAAATTATGGAATTGGCAGACGAGGCCAACACCTATATTGCAGATAAAGAACCCTGGGCATTGGCCAAGCAAGATGGCCGCGACGCTGAAGTGCTTGAGATATGTTCGGTCGGTATTAACCTGTTCCGGCAGTTGATGGTGTATCTAGCCCCCGTCGTTCCCACGATGGCCGAAGAAGCGCGTGAGTTCTTGAATGTCGTGTCTCTTGACTGGCACACTCGCCAAACGGTTCTGACCGATCACTCGATCAATAAATTCAAGCCCCTAATGACCCGCGTTGACCGAGATAAAATCGATGCGATGATTGAAGCGTCGAAGGAAGATCTTGTGGAAGAGCAAAAACTGAAAGAAGCGCCCAAAGGCCCGCTGGCGGAAGACCCCATTGCCGATGAAATCGACTTTGCAGCCTTTGCCAAGGTCGACCTTCGCATTGCGCGCATTGCGAAAGCCCAATACGTGGAAGGCGCCGACAAGCTGCTGCAATTGACCCTCGACCTGGGCGGCGAAACACGCAATGTGTTCTCTGGCATTCGCTCTGCTTACGCACCTGAAGCACTGGAAGGTCGCTTGACGGTCATGGTCGCCAACCTGGCGCCGCGCAAAATGCGTTTTGGCGTATCGGAAGGCATGGTGCTAGCCTCAGCAAATGAAGACGGCATCTATTTGCTCTCCCCAGACACCGGTGCTGAACCGGGCCAGCGGGTCACTTAA
- a CDS encoding 1-acyl-sn-glycerol-3-phosphate acyltransferase, with amino-acid sequence MTHHNNATNVSTATDPWADIRPFMDHEVANVLARLSRDNELLDALTRFRLPRLARWAPSLARGFASRAVRREVKGVTSIYEFQMRIAHYMERMIRTTTDEFEVTGLDKLDPKGAYLFIGNHRDISLDPAFVNYALYQANRDTVRIAIGDNLLKKPYVTDLMRLNKSFIVPRSARGKRAMLAAYQQLSAYIRHTITEDQHSIWMAQREGRAKNGIDHTEPAIIKMLIMARRASERDMVFGEAIAELKLVPVSISYEYDPCDVQKAQELYDIDTQGSYAKGEFEDIRSIVAGITGSKGRVRLHFGTPVGADMATPDEVAAEIDRQVIGGYRLFPSHYLALEALGEAPELVARKAITRQDRERFNARLAEVPEALRPYWLAQYANPVKHKAGRLTL; translated from the coding sequence ATGACTCATCACAATAACGCTACCAACGTCTCTACCGCGACAGACCCGTGGGCCGACATTCGGCCCTTTATGGATCATGAAGTAGCCAATGTTCTTGCTAGGCTCTCACGGGACAACGAATTGCTCGATGCCCTCACCCGCTTTCGGCTTCCCCGCTTGGCGCGCTGGGCGCCGTCGCTGGCGCGTGGCTTTGCCAGCCGCGCGGTCCGGCGTGAAGTGAAAGGTGTTACATCGATCTACGAATTTCAAATGCGCATTGCTCATTATATGGAGCGCATGATTCGTACCACCACCGATGAGTTTGAAGTCACGGGGCTTGATAAGCTCGACCCCAAAGGCGCTTACCTATTCATAGGCAACCATCGCGATATTTCGCTTGACCCAGCGTTCGTCAACTATGCGCTCTATCAAGCGAACCGCGATACTGTGCGTATCGCCATCGGTGACAATCTGCTCAAAAAGCCCTACGTCACCGACCTAATGCGACTCAATAAAAGCTTTATTGTCCCACGGAGTGCACGGGGCAAGCGGGCAATGCTGGCAGCGTATCAACAGCTTTCAGCCTATATTCGCCACACGATTACCGAAGACCAGCACTCCATCTGGATGGCCCAGCGCGAAGGCCGGGCAAAGAATGGCATCGACCATACCGAGCCCGCGATCATCAAAATGCTAATCATGGCGAGACGTGCTTCAGAGCGCGACATGGTGTTTGGTGAGGCCATCGCTGAGCTAAAACTGGTGCCGGTGTCGATTAGCTATGAATATGACCCCTGCGACGTGCAAAAAGCCCAGGAGCTGTACGATATTGACACCCAAGGCAGTTACGCCAAAGGTGAGTTTGAAGATATTCGCTCCATTGTGGCGGGCATTACCGGCTCTAAGGGACGCGTGCGGCTGCATTTTGGCACGCCAGTTGGTGCTGATATGGCAACGCCCGATGAAGTGGCCGCTGAAATTGATCGCCAAGTGATCGGCGGTTATCGCCTTTTCCCCAGCCACTATTTGGCCCTTGAGGCACTGGGTGAAGCACCTGAATTAGTCGCACGCAAAGCCATTACGCGACAGGACAGAGAGCGCTTCAATGCACGGCTTGCTGAAGTGCCTGAGGCATTGCGCCCCTACTGGCTCGCCCAGTACGCAAATCCCGTTAAACACAAGGCCGGTCGATTGACACTTTAA
- a CDS encoding recombination-associated protein RdgC yields the protein MWFKHLHLYRLHDAPELSSDALASALQEHAAKPLGNADARRLGWTAPAGRMGGGQLVHEIQSHRLLSALRQERLLPASVVKEEVDELVADIEASESRKVTRKEKTAFKEQVTENLLPRAFVRSQKIDLWWDTKGQMIGINASSRTRAEDILDLLRETLGSLKVTPLSSQTLPIRAMTTWLGDVASRPADLQLGDQVELKAKGDDGVLRARQVDLDSDEIQQLLESGRQASKLAVSLEGRLSFMLHDDLALKSLRFGDALIEEADHADDGDDALARLETDFILMAQALSTDIPRLIEWLGGETQREPAAQ from the coding sequence ATGTGGTTTAAGCACTTGCATTTATACCGCCTGCACGACGCGCCCGAGTTATCCAGCGATGCGCTCGCTAGCGCTTTACAAGAGCATGCCGCCAAACCACTCGGTAACGCTGATGCACGCCGCCTGGGCTGGACAGCCCCGGCTGGACGTATGGGCGGCGGGCAGTTAGTGCACGAAATTCAATCGCACCGCCTTCTTTCCGCCCTTCGCCAAGAGAGGCTACTGCCTGCCTCGGTTGTAAAAGAAGAGGTCGACGAGCTCGTCGCCGACATCGAAGCCAGCGAAAGCCGTAAAGTTACCCGCAAAGAGAAAACCGCGTTTAAAGAGCAGGTCACTGAAAATTTGCTGCCTCGCGCCTTTGTACGTAGCCAGAAAATCGACCTTTGGTGGGACACAAAAGGCCAAATGATTGGCATCAATGCCAGTTCGCGCACCCGTGCCGAGGATATCCTGGACTTGCTGCGCGAGACGCTGGGCAGCTTGAAAGTCACCCCGCTGAGTTCGCAAACGCTGCCTATTCGCGCCATGACCACTTGGCTGGGCGATGTGGCTAGCCGCCCTGCCGATCTGCAGCTGGGTGATCAAGTCGAGCTCAAAGCGAAAGGCGATGACGGTGTACTTCGCGCGCGCCAAGTCGATTTAGACAGTGATGAAATTCAGCAGTTACTCGAAAGCGGCCGCCAGGCCAGCAAACTCGCTGTGAGCTTAGAAGGCCGGTTAAGCTTCATGCTGCACGATGATTTGGCGCTGAAATCGTTGCGCTTTGGCGATGCCCTCATTGAAGAGGCCGACCACGCGGACGATGGTGACGATGCGCTCGCCCGCCTGGAAACAGACTTTATTTTAATGGCGCAGGCGCTATCTACAGATATTCCACGCTTAATAGAGTGGCTTGGGGGCGAAACGCAGCGGGAACCCGCGGCGCAGTAA
- a CDS encoding thioesterase family protein, with the protein MSTSLSRVQLRVRGYHLDGYGHVNNARYLEFMEEGRWDYFDQHPAMIKELHQAGRAFVVVNLNIDYLAAARHGDDLEIMTGIVDVGERSGLCHHRIVRKDGTVIAQADLTFVLLDMRANKAAAIEGEVRDALAALTLAKEAFTP; encoded by the coding sequence ATGAGTACATCGCTATCGCGGGTTCAATTGCGTGTTCGTGGCTATCACTTGGATGGCTATGGTCATGTGAATAACGCTCGCTACCTGGAGTTTATGGAAGAGGGACGTTGGGATTACTTCGATCAACACCCAGCGATGATCAAAGAGCTCCATCAGGCTGGCCGGGCGTTTGTGGTGGTTAACTTGAATATTGATTATTTGGCTGCGGCGCGTCATGGCGATGATTTAGAAATTATGACGGGTATCGTCGACGTCGGTGAACGCAGCGGCCTCTGCCATCACCGTATCGTCCGCAAAGACGGCACCGTCATCGCCCAGGCAGATTTGACCTTCGTCCTTTTGGATATGCGGGCTAATAAGGCCGCTGCCATTGAGGGTGAGGTGCGTGACGCGTTGGCCGCATTAACGTTGGCGAAAGAGGCATTTACCCCCTAA